The following coding sequences lie in one Primulina huaijiensis isolate GDHJ02 chromosome 2, ASM1229523v2, whole genome shotgun sequence genomic window:
- the LOC140970600 gene encoding uncharacterized protein, protein MKKSGSIKFENHRSPKFPNYMKSTRSSVARKGQLQVSTRSTPASLVSSDLHGKNLNRPSKLSADSINKAAKTSVRTTGLKIKRTLIKTPSFRPGRALVKKCPKVVICEDFDIARATCSSTLKYYKLPDYLVLNQGGTESEGTSVIKVCPYTYCSLNGHLHDPLPPLKSFMSAKRLMLKNQRNVQLGCLSPCPRRARPAGDDTKSDGKLVCPLTLEEPIGFFVEIYSAGEKKTSNTDLMPMVHGGDEIIAPDYEEVEETILGGGDINFHDTLDEDRNETDSIDMYLEAKIPEEISSPSSFQEETKLGNLCIWNDIATQSMSSIQQYEPDSESSDTDWETGRYSALYLDFDYESPSKEEKGDGLDGFQDENGMIHDGFIKEPRDCIISFFDANDMSQDTYSEDSLNSDSASSKDDCRSEVSFHYLDGLNGMKISAAIEFPKEEPETIYGNKDLSSEGNKTPERIAQLGDTEAPSNLMIEEEASFGCLNFECLPNEDAVGEADLLKDVVQEMVTSGDKAISDIIIDVDVSVQNSSDEGIGILVEENLESVSPTESEAVIVHQMKEDSSESPTKPDQVTTQNKVGRGISKNNLLLQDQFIGEGIAIAIAKCKRFIEESDEEGQFNPREPNFLPLEPEPEAEKVDLRHQELDEKKNAEEWMVDYALRQTVTKLGPARKKKVALLVEAFEKVMPITKHELDQSHSSAFGHARPVQACN, encoded by the coding sequence atgaagaaatcGGGATCGATAAAGTTCGAAAATCATCGTTCTCCTAAGTTTCCGAATTATATGAAGTCCACCCGCAGTTCCGTGGCAAGAAAGGGGCAATTACAGGTTAGTACCAGAAGTACTCCAGCTAGTCTTGTTTCAAGTGATCTGCATGGAAAAAACTTGAACCGCCCGTCAAAACTTAGTGCAGACTCTATAAACAAGGCAGCAAAAACATCTGTTAGGACGACTGGTTTAAAAATTAAGAGGACTTTGATAAAAACTCCTAGTTTCAGACCAGGAAGAGCTTTGGTGAAAAAGTGTCCCAAGGTTGTTATATGTGAGGATTTCGATATTGCTCGAGCAACATGTTCTTCGACTTTGAAATATTATAAGCTTCCAGATTATCTTGTGCTGAATCAGGGGGGAACCGAGTCAGAGGGCACGTCTGTGATCAAGGTTTGCCCATATACTTACTGTTCTCTTAATGGGCATCTTCATGATCCTCTGCCGCCTCTAAAGAGCTTCATGTCGGCGAAAAGGCTTATGCTTAAGAATCAAAGGAACGTGCAGTTGGGATGCCTGTCTCCATGCCCACGGCGAGCGAGGCCTGCCGGAGATGATACAAAATCTGATGGAAAACTCGTTTGTCCTCTTACTCTCGAGGAGCCGATTGGGTTTTTTGTTGAAATATACAGTGCAGGGGAGAAAAAAACATCAAATACTGATTTGATGCCGATGGTTCATGGTGGAGATGAAATTATAGCACCAGATTATGAAGAAGTTGAGGAGACAATTTTAGGTGGTGGTGATATCAATTTTCATGACACTCTCGATGAGGACAGGAATGAAACAGATTCAATAGATATGTACCTGGAGGCAAAAATACCGGAAGAAATTTCCTCACCGTCGTCATTCCAAGAGGAAACAAAACTTGGAAACTTGTGCATCTGGAATGATATTGCAACACAGAGCATGTCTAGTATTCAACAATATGAACCAGATTCTGAATCTTCTGATACGGACTGGGAGACAGGGCGTTACTCTGCCCtttatcttgattttgattatgaATCGCCGTCCAAGGAAGAGAAAGGGGATGGTTTGGATGGATTTCAAGATGAAAATGGGATGATTCATGATGGGTTCATCAAGGAGCCACGCGACTGCATCATTAGCTTCTTTGATGCGAATGATATGTCACAAGACACCTATAGTGAAGATAGTTTAAACTCAGATTCAGCGTCTAGCAAAGATGACTGTAGATCTGAGGTCTCATTTCACTATCTGGATGGTTTAAACGGCATGAAAATTTCAGCAGCAATTGAGTTCCCAAAGGAAGAGCCAGAAACAATTTATGGAAATAAGGACTTGTCTTCTGAAGGCAACAAGACCCCAGAAAGGATTGCCCAGCTTGGTGACACCGAGGCGCCTTCCAACCTTATGATTGAAGAAGAAGCTTCATTTGGTTGTCTAAACTTTGAATGTCTTCCAAACGAGGACGCTGTTGGAGAAGCTGACCTCTTGAAGGATGTTGTCCAGGAAATGGTCACTTCTGGTGATAAAGCCATTAGTGATATCATTATAGATGTTGATGTGTCGGTTCAAAATTCTTCAGATGAAGGCATTGGGATCTTAGTTGAAGAGAACCTCGAATCAGTGAGCCCTACAGAATCTGAAGCCGTTATCGttcatcaaatgaaagaagaTAGTTCAGAAAGTCCAACTAAACCAGATCAAGTTACAACCCAAAATAAAGTTGGCAGAGGAATCTCGAAAAATAATCTACTTCTTCAAGATCAGTTCATCGGTGAAGGAATCGCAATAGCAATAGCTAAATGCAAGAGGTTCATTGAGGAAAGTGATGAAGAGGGACAATTTAATCCCAGGGAACCAAACTTTTTGCCGCTGGAACCGGAACCAGAAGCAGAGAAGGTTGATCTAAGGCATCAAGAGCTGGATGAAAAGAAAAACGCAGAGGAATGGATGGTAGATTATGCACTCAGACAAACAGTCACAAAACTCGGTCCAGCTCGCAAGAAGAAAGTTGCACTGCTTGTCGAAGCCTTCGAAAAAGTCATGCCAATAACCAAACACGAACTCGATCAGAGTCATAGTTCAGCTTTTGGTCATGCAAGACCTGTTCAGGCATGTAACTGA
- the LOC140957549 gene encoding protein trichome birefringence-like 41 yields the protein MENIQVIHKIIINFLLLLCYLSAIVFQPSNICIAAQKADQESTREQKSCNVYEGEWVQDESYPLYDSLDCPFIRKEFDCLKYGRPDHQYLKYRWQPNGCNIPRFDGLDLLKRLKGKKVMFVGDSISSNQWGSMVCLLHNAVKGSNITSRTDKSTSTVTFQDYDVSIIVFNSHYLVDIENEPVGRVLKLGSLKNGGVWKEMDVLVFNTWLWWYRRGDKQPWDYVEVEGKIVKDVDRMVAFREGLNTWAKWVNSAVDPSKNKVFFQGVSPSHYNGADWHEPGVKNCSMETTPIQGSTYPPGLPLAAKVVQEIVVNKISSSKHVHLLDITTLSQLRKDGHVSSYNAFKGMDCTHWCVAGVLDSWNHLLYARLVEYIHIQQII from the exons ATGGAAAATATACAAGTTATACAcaagataataataaattttttgttgctTCTCTGTTATCTGTCAGCAATAGTATTCCAGCCCTCAAATATCTGTATTGCAGCACAAAAGGCTGATCAGGAATCAACAAGGGAGCAAAAGAGTTGCAATGTATACGAAGGAGAATGGGTGCAAGATGAATCTTACCCGCTTTACGACTCGCTCGATTGCCCGTTTATTCGAAAAGAATTCGATTGCTTGAAGTACGGTCGACCCGATCACCAGTACCTTAAATATAGATGGCAACCCAATGGTTGCAACATTCCAAG ATTTGATGGGCTGGATTTATTGAAGAGATTGAAGGGGAAAAAGGTAATGTTTGTTGGGGACTCGATAAGTTCTAATCAATGGGGATCAATGGTATGCCTTCTACACAATGCAGTGAAAGGATCAAATATCACAAGCCGCACAGATAAATCTACTTCCACCGTCACATTTCAG GACTACGACGTTTCGATTATCGTATTCAATTCGCATTATTTAGTAGATATTGAAAACGAACCTGTAGGTCGAGTTTTGAAACTTGGCTCGCTTAAAAACGGAGGGGTGTGGAAAGAAATGGATGTCTTGGTCTTTAATACATGGCTTTGGTGGTACCGACGCGGCGATAAGCAACC GTGGGATTATGTTGAAGTCGAGGGAAAGATAGTGAAGGACGTGGATAGGATGGTTGCATTTAGGGAAGGATTAAATACTTGGGCAAAATGGGTGAACTCGGCCGTCGATCCTTCTAAAAACAAAGTTTTCTTCCAGGGAGTGTCCCCATCCCATTACAA TGGGGCAGATTGGCATGAACCAGGAGTGAAGAATTGCTCGATGGAAACGACACCTATACAAGGCTCGACGTACCCACCAGGATTACCATTGGCTGCAAAAGTTGTGCAAGAAATTGTGGTTAACAAAATTTCATCATCAAAACATGTACATTTACTTGATATCACAACTCTTTCTCAGCTAAGAAAAGATGGGCATGTCAGCTCATACAATGCTTTCAAAGGCATGGACTGCACCCATTGGTGCGTGGCCGGAGTCCTCGACTCATGGAACCACCTTTTGTACGCACGACTAGTCGAATATATTCACATACAACAGATCATATAA